Proteins co-encoded in one Brassica oleracea var. oleracea cultivar TO1000 chromosome C4, BOL, whole genome shotgun sequence genomic window:
- the LOC106339041 gene encoding B3 domain-containing protein At2g24670-like, which translates to MVTHDDDKLSEGEKKCFDLFATLLLAFGDDEIRARRGQDRNLLMIHTAATTLLSGKRKIDDDQENTLVESDEPIIRAQPIREIKTPVREINRPVKRKAPVRRETGETPGWVVELMKTFKGREGDAKMIFEKAMTKTDLAPNQGRLLMPFYQMAEMDFLNEAELKILEEHHKGDYVKKGVDVILLNRSGKKRWNLNMRIWKMNTCFNYALCTGWNQVVLDNTLQRNQTITLWSFHSLDGTLYFAFDPPTPALALVPVTHAASSSSMDTVVISEDPFVCEEANRRLYPFPKRRTTPRVCVPPPTSDSSKLRL; encoded by the coding sequence ATGGTGACCCATGATGATGACAAACTCAGCGAGGGAGAGAAGAAATGCTTTGATCTTTTTGCGACGTTGCTTCTCGCTTTCGGAGACGATGAAATCAGAGCTAGACGAGGTCAAGACAGGAACTTGCTCATGATCCACACTGCTGCCACCACTCTCTTGTCGGGCAAACGAAAGATTGATGATGATCAAGAAAACACTTTGGTAGAGTCCGACGAACCCATCATCAGAGCACAACCAATTAGAGAAATCAAGACTCCGGTTAGAGAAATAAACCGGCCGGTTAAAAGAAAGGCCCCGGTCAGAAGAGAGACGGGAGAGACCCCGGGATGGGTGGTTGAACTGATGAAGACATTCAAAGGTCGTGAGGGGGATGCGAAGATGATATTTGAGAAGGCGATGACGAAGACCGATCTCGCACCAAACCAAGGACGTCTCTTGATGCCCTTTTACCAAATGGCAGAGATGGATTTCTTGAACGAGGCGGAGTTGAAGATCCTAGAGGAACATCACAAAGGAGATTATGTTAAAAAAGGAGTTGATGTGATCTTGTTGAATCGTAGTGGTAAGAAGCGATGGAATCTTAACATGAGGATATGGAAGATGAATACTTGTTTCAACTACGCCTTGTGTACTGGCTGGAACCAGGTCGTCCTCGATAACACCCTCCAGAGAAACCAGACTATTACCCTCTGGTCCTTCCACTCACTAGATGGCACGCTCTACTTTGCTTTCGATCCTCCCACTCCAGCTCTAGCTCTGGTTCCAGTTACACATGCAGCTTCATCTTCATCCATGGATACGGTTGTGATCTCAGAGGATCCGTTTGTGTGTGAAGAGGCAAACAGGAGACTTTATCCATTTCCAAAGAGAAGGACAACTCCTCGAGTTTGTGTTCCACCTCCTACAAGTGACTCCAGCAAACTCCGGTTGTGA